Within Fusobacterium gonidiaformans ATCC 25563, the genomic segment TTTCTAGTAAAATTTCTAAATTTTTCTTGGCATTGCTATCTTCCGGATAAAAAAACAATACTTTTTCATAACATTCTTTTGCTTTTTCCCATTCTCCTTGTTTTGCATAACAATATCCTAATTCTTTTAAGACAAAGAGATTCTCTTCTTGCAAAGCCCTACTCTTTTCAAGCTCTTCAATCGCAAGATTCCACTCTTGTCTCTCTTCATAGTTCAAAGCTTTAATAAAAGGATATTCCCAAGATTGCTCTTGAGCATATATCCCTTGCGATAAGATGACTAAGAATACAATTCCTAAGAATTTTTTCATTCTTCTTTCGGCTCCTCTTCCTTTTCACAAGTAATTAAGACTTTTGATATTCTCATTTTATCCATTTCCAAGACTTGAAGTTTGACATTTTCTAATTCTAATTCATCTCCTTTTTCTGTGACTCTTCCAAGTTCTGTGGTAATCAAACCACCTAAACTTTCGTAGTCCTCAGAAACAGGTAATTGAATTCCTAATTCTTTATCTAAAGTTTCAATATCTATCATGGCATCGACTTCATAAGAATGATCTCCTACTTTGCGGACAAATTCCTCTTCTTCTTCATCAAATTCATCTCGAATTTCTCCAACAATTTCCTCAATCAAGTCTTCAATCGTCAAAAGTCCCCCAATGCCTCCATACTCATCCAACACCATCGCAATATGAACTTTTTTTACTTTAAATTCTTTCAAAATTTCAATGATTGATTTTGTTTCTGGTACAAAATATGCTGGTCGTACTAATTCTCGAATTGGCTGGTTGATATTTCCATTTTTTACCTGAGACATGATGTCTTTGATATAAAGAATCCCTAAAATATTATCAATGGTCTCTTCGTAAACAGGAATTCGTGAAAATCCATCTTCCATTAAAGTGTCCCAAATATCTTCAATCGTTTTACTTCCTTCAAATGCTGTCATTGATGTTCTTGGTGTCATAACTTCTTTTGCTGTTGTTTCTCCAAAACCTACAATCGAATGAATCATTTCTTTCTCATCTTCTTCAATAATTCCTTCTTCTTGTCCAACATTTACAAAAGAAATAATGTCCTCCTCTGTAATCATCACTCCAGCATTATCCATATTCACTCCACAAGCTCTCCCTATAACCTTTGAAATAAATACTAAGATCAAAATCAAAGGATTCAAAAATAGAGTCAAATAATAGATAAAAGAAATGACCTTTCCTGCTACTTCCGAGCTATGATTCCTTGCTATCAGTTTTGGAGTAATTTCTCCAAAGATTAAAATAGCAACTGTCATTAAGATTGTTACAATCAAAATAGACTTTCCTGTATTTCCAAAATAAGTAACCATGACTACAGTTGCTATCGAAGATGCCATAATATTTACAATATTATTTCCAATCAATAATCCTGTTAGCATAGGATTAGGATCTTTCAACCACTTCTTTAATAACACTACAATACTGTCTTTTTTTTCGTCTACAAATTTCTCAAGATGAATACTTCGAAAAGCTGTCAAAGCTGTTTCTGAGGCAGAAAAAAATCCAGATAATAAAACCAAAATAACCAACACTACAATATACAGATACGTGTCCAATTGTTAAAATGCACCTTCCTTGCTTACTTTATTTCAAAAAGAGCTTCTCCCTTTTTGACTACAACACCATCTTCTGCTAAAATTTTTGTAATTATTCCACTTTCCGTCGATTTCACTTCATTCATCATCTTCATTGCTTCCACAATACAAAGAGTATCTCCAACTTTCACGTTCATTCCTTCTTCTACAAAAGGAGCTTTGTCAGGAGCTGGAGCTCGATAAATAGTTCCGGCCATAGGAGAAAATATTTGTTTTCCCAGAATTTCTTCTTTCTTTTCCTCAATTACCGGCATTTCTATTGTTTCAGCATTTTCCATTGTTTTTACAACAT encodes:
- a CDS encoding tetratricopeptide repeat protein; the protein is MKKFLGIVFLVILSQGIYAQEQSWEYPFIKALNYEERQEWNLAIEELEKSRALQEENLFVLKELGYCYAKQGEWEKAKECYEKVLFFYPEDSNAKKNLEILLENKTK
- a CDS encoding hemolysin family protein — translated: MDTYLYIVVLVILVLLSGFFSASETALTAFRSIHLEKFVDEKKDSIVVLLKKWLKDPNPMLTGLLIGNNIVNIMASSIATVVMVTYFGNTGKSILIVTILMTVAILIFGEITPKLIARNHSSEVAGKVISFIYYLTLFLNPLILILVFISKVIGRACGVNMDNAGVMITEEDIISFVNVGQEEGIIEEDEKEMIHSIVGFGETTAKEVMTPRTSMTAFEGSKTIEDIWDTLMEDGFSRIPVYEETIDNILGILYIKDIMSQVKNGNINQPIRELVRPAYFVPETKSIIEILKEFKVKKVHIAMVLDEYGGIGGLLTIEDLIEEIVGEIRDEFDEEEEEFVRKVGDHSYEVDAMIDIETLDKELGIQLPVSEDYESLGGLITTELGRVTEKGDELELENVKLQVLEMDKMRISKVLITCEKEEEPKEE
- a CDS encoding acetyl-CoA carboxylase biotin carboxyl carrier protein, whose translation is MKLDLKTMEELAENMNTYQLDSIDLEVGGERFCLKKSISKEANITNVVKTMENAETIEMPVIEEKKEEILGKQIFSPMAGTIYRAPAPDKAPFVEEGMNVKVGDTLCIVEAMKMMNEVKSTESGIITKILAEDGVVVKKGEALFEIK